In Kutzneria kofuensis, the DNA window GACCGCGGATCTTGGCCGTCAACGGCCCCAGCGCATCCGCGGTCAGCGCGACGAAACCCGGCTCTCGGACCACTCGGTCCAGCACCACGTCCACCGGCTCGATGTCGTCGGCGACCGCCGCCAGTTCGGCCGGCGCGACGTCGGTGAAGGGGTAGAGCATCGTCACGTGGCCGGTGTCGCCCGGGCGCACCACGTCGGGGTACCTGGCCGCGACCCGGGCGAGCAGGGGAGCGGCGGTGGGCACGGGGATGATCAGGG includes these proteins:
- a CDS encoding 2'-5' RNA ligase family protein; this encodes MPQPGQSALIIPVPTAAPLLARVAARYPDVVRPGDTGHVTMLYPFTDVAPAELAAVADDIEPVDVVLDRVVREPGFVALTADALGPLTAKIRGHWPEVVPYGGRFGPTPPAHLTLAMGVAEEEAADIATMATPVSARLTELWLLRYDTEWRVTGRHAFRGGR